One Chiloscyllium plagiosum isolate BGI_BamShark_2017 chromosome 34, ASM401019v2, whole genome shotgun sequence genomic window carries:
- the LOC122540163 gene encoding transmembrane emp24 domain-containing protein 1-like has translation MELTCGEWRLFFLFLMLVNPIELVSFSQPSDSEFTFVLLPGREECFYQHAGNNSSMELEYQVIGGAGLDVDFTVFSPVGEILVKESRKSDGVHMIEPTIIGDYKICFDNSFSTISEKLVFFEVIFDDAEEDWSEIVEPEELLDIKIDDIKESIGNMNTKLTKSVQIQAILRAFEARDRNLQESNLGRVNFWSAVNLGVMLVVSIVQVYMVKHLFDDRRKIQT, from the exons ATGGAGCTGACCTGTGGGGAGTGGAGGCTGTTTTTTCTGTTTCTGATGTTGGTAAATCCTATCGAGCTAGTGTCTTTCAGCCAGCCTTCGGACTCTGAGTTTACTTTTGTGTTGCTGCCGGGCAGAGAGGAATGTTTTTACCAACATGCCGGAAACAACAGCAGCATGGAACTGGAATACCAG GTTATTGGAGGTGCTGGATTGGATGTTGATTTTACTGTGTTTAGTCCTGTTGGTGAAATTCTGGTCAAGGAATCAAGGAAATCTGATGGTGTCCATAT GATTGAGCCTACAATTATCGGTGACTACAAAATCTGCTTTGACAATTCTTTTAGTACCATTTCTGAGAAGCTGGTCTTCTTTGAAGTGATTTTTGACGATGCTGAGGAGGACTGGTCAGAGATTGTGGAACCAGAAGAGCTGTTGGATATTAAAATAGATGATATCAAG GAGTCGATTGGAAATATGAACACAAAGCTGACAAAAAGTGTGCAGATTCAGGCTATTCTCCGAGCCTTCGAGGCACGGGATCGCAACCTGCAAGAGAGCAACTTGGGTAGAGTCAATTTCTGGTCAGCTGTCAATCTAGGAGTGATGTTGGTGGTATCAATTGTCCAAGTCTACATGGTGAAACATCTCTTCGATGACCGCAGAAAAATTCAAACCTAA